The following nucleotide sequence is from Nitrosopumilus adriaticus.
AAGTGGATGTAGCGGGGATTGTGAAGAGCCAACACTGGGTGTAGATAGTAAGGGTAAGAGATTAGTTGATAACGGATTTACATACAATGGAAAATCAATTGATGTTGAGAGATACTTTACACCATATCCTCTTGTAACAGTAACCACAGGAGAGAAAAACATTGCAGAATTCAAAATTTATGATAACTTGGGTCCGGACAACATCTCTCACTTTGAGTTAGCATTTGGTCTGGCAAAAGGAGAAATTATGAGTAACAGCAAGGCAGTAATTAATTGGGACAAGTCATTTGATGGTGTAGCAACACTTTCAGTTGATGATCCTGAACATGTCTTAGGGGACATCGAAGTCTCAACTTCTGAAGGTAATTGCTCTGAGGAATCAGCACAGCAATGCCTACTAGTCAAAGTAATTCACACATTTAGAGCACCACTTGATTTCAACATACTTGGAACAAATGTTTGGGATACAGAGCGTAATGCTTGGCAAAACTATTACAATCACGGAATTGAAGTTGTAGGACCATCAATGAATCCTGCAAAAGAATATGATGGAATCAACAATGGTCAGATTTACCACTTGACTGAAACTGGCAGGACCACAGCAGTTGATGAATTTGGAAATTCATGGTCTCTAGTAATTGACCAATGGACTATGGATTATATTCCAAACAAAAAGATAGTGGATGAAATTGCAATGAGCGGTATTGCAAGAGAGCATGCTTACTTTAACATGTACAAATATGGGCAATATCTATTGGCAGAAAATGAACTAAACCAGATTTGTCCTGGATGTCTTGATGGATCGTATGAGGAAATTGACAATATTTTCTCTTATGACTTTAAGGAAAGAATCAGCAAACTTGACAAACCAGAAGTAAAACAAAAGATGCTATTAGGATCTGAGAGAGCACAAAAAACTATGGATTACATACTTGATCCAATTTTACATCTAAAGAATCAATGATTGCTTTTTATTTTGAATAGGGACTCAAAAAGATTTTTTGTTCTAAGAGATTCTGAATCTAAGTTTTGTTGATATTCATTGTTAACTCGCTTGTTATATTCAGGAAAATCATATTGGAAAATATCATCTATTTCTTTAAAAGATTCATCAAAGCATTTCAAACAGTTTTGTTTTAGCAAATATTGAGCAACTAGCTGTTGTCCTTGAACATAAATTGGAAAGAAACTGTGCTGCCTATCAATACCATGCATTGGAATTTTGTTTGATTCAATTTTCATTAATACAGGAACTATTTTGTATCCATAGTACCCTTCATCCAGATTCATATCCAGATAAGAAAATATTTTTGGATTTGTAATTTCTGCAACTTTATGATAGTCTGAATTTAAATCTTTTCTCAGTATTTCAAATCCAGTTATTTTTTTGTCTTTTGAAATAGTTGGTTTTTCCCATTCGAGTTTCAGTGAGTCTTTTGAGAAAGTAGTGATTGTAACTGGGACAGATGCATCAATTTCTGAATCAAGAATTCCAACCAGATATTCTGATTTCCAGGATAGTGATTCTTCAGCAAAAGAACTTTCTATAGATCCAAGTAATATTATAGCAGTGATAATGCTAATTCCTAGTAATTCACATCTCATTTTGAGTCTAGATTTGAAATGAAATATGAGGGATTAAAGACAGAGGAATATTTTGAAGATAGTGAGTTCCTTTTTGGAAATAGTTTACGTAAAATTCCTAAGAGTTTGGCAAACGGCTTTATCCTAGTCTTAAGATATTTCCACCATGACTTTAAAAAATGTCAAAACATCATTAAACAAAATTTCAAAATCTTTAGGAGTAGTTCAAGATTCAAGAGAATTTTTATTGAAAAACACTAGAGAGATCATTATTCTATGTAGCAAATCAATTATCGCAGTTCATAAAGGAGAACTTGAGACAGGCAAAAACAATCTAAAACAGGCAGATATTCTCTTAAAAAAATACAAGAAAAAAGCAACGGGGGGACTAGAAAGATATCTAATTACACCAGAGCAAGAATTTGTAGAGGCAGCATGTCTAATTGCAATTGTTGAAAAAAAAGAGATTCCTTCTGACAAGAAATTATCAGTAATGCCAGAGTCATATGTCCTAGGATTGCTTGATTGTGTTGGAGAACTAAAAAGAATGGTATTTGACAAAATTCGAGTAGGAAAAATAGATGATGCTACTAGAATTTTTGATATAATGGAGAATCTGTATATGAATTTGTATACTTTTTCATTATATGACAAAGTAGTCAAAGAGGCTAGAAGAAAAATAGATGTAAATAGAATTCTAGTAGATGATGTCAGATCTGCAATTACAGAAGAAAAAAGACGTAGTGAATTAATCAAAACTTTACAAAAACTAGAATAATAATTTTCAAGAATTCTAGTGCGGGCGATGGGATTTGAACCCACGAACTCCTGAGAGACTAGCCCCTCAAGCTAGCGCCTTTGGCCAGGCTGGGCGACGCCCGCAAAGGAACTTCCTTGCATGGTTTTTATAATCCTTGATTACTTTTTCGTTCGTATGTTAATACCTGTAAGATGTTTTACTTGTGGAAATTTAGTTGCAGACAAGTTTGAGGATTATCAAAATAAAATTAAATCAGGAGAAGATCCAGTTAAAACTCTGGATTCCTTAGGAATTGAAAGATATTGTTGCAGAAGAATGCTTTTGACTACCGTAGAAACAATTCAGCAAGTAATTCCATTTTATGAAGCAATTCAGAGAAGAAAACAAGAAGTTCAATCTGAGTTAGAATAACTTGGCCAAAATATCCTCAATTGAAGGACGTACTCTATACAACAGTAGAGGAACAAAAACTATTGAAGTTGATGTTGAATCTGAAGGAAAATTTCTAGGCAGAGTTTGTGCACCTTCAGGTGCAAGTGTCGGAAAATATGAAGCAGTAAGTTTTCCCAATGGAAAACCTGAAGAAAGTCTGAAAATTTTAAAAGAAAATGCCAATAAATTCATCGGCTTAGAATCCTCAGATCTTAAAGAAATCCACAACACGCTGAAAAGTTTGGATGATTCTACAAATTATGCAAACATAGGCGGAGCATTAGCTTTTGCAGTAACAATTGCATCAATGGAATCAGCATCAAAAGCTTCTGGTCAGGAATTGTTTCAAATATTATCATCAGAATCATCGTTCAAATTCCCATTTCCAATAGGCAATATTTTAGGTGGAGGAGCACATGCAGGTCCTGGAACCCCAGACATTCAAGAGATTCTAATTTGTGCTACAGGTTCAAAAACTATCGAAGACGCAATTGAAACAAATTTGTTAGTTCACAAAGAATTACGTAGTGTTTTAGAAAAAGAAGATCCTCATTTTACAAATGGGAGAGGAGATGAAGGAGGATGGGCACCAAAATTAGAAAACATAAAAGCTCTAGAAGTTTCTTCAAAAGCTTGTGAAAATTTAGGATTCACATTAGGTAAAGAAGTATCATTAGGTGTAGATTTTGCATCATCTACCCAGTGGAATGAGGAAAAAGGAAAATATGTTTATGACAGAGCAGGATTTGAAAACTCCCCAGGAGAACAAATAGATTTTGCAGCAGGCATTATTGAAAAATTCAAATTAATTTATGCAGAAGATGCAGTTCATGAAGAGGCGTTTGAAGATATGGCAGAACTGACAGCAAAATTTCCAGACACATTAGTCACAGGAGATGATCTTACAGTTACAAACAAAGACATTCTGACAAAAGCAATTGGCTTAAAATCATGTAATGCTGCAATTCTCAAAGTTAATCAGGCAGGTAGTCTTTATGATGCATTTGAATTTGCTAGTGTTGCAAATCAAAATAATGTTAAACTAATCACATCACATAGATCGGGCGAATCTACGGATTCACAAATTTCCCACATTGGTCTTGCTACAAAGTCAAAAATGCTCAAAGTAGGAGTGGTAGGAGGAGAAAGAGTGGCAAAATTAAATGAATTATTACGCCTCTCAGAGCATGATTTAATACGCGGTATGGTAGAGATTTAAAATCGTCATGAGCCAACAAGCAGAAACAACTGACATTAAGAAGAAGATCCTAGCTACTGGAATCAGAGTAGGAACTCAAGTAAAGACAAAATTCATGAAATCATTCATCACCAAAGCCAGTCCTGAAGGCCTTTACATGCTTGATTTGGACATTACGCTAGAGAAAATTAAAACTGCAGCCAAATTCATCAACAGATTAGGTGCAGACAATCTCATCGTATGCTCAGGTAGACAATATGCAGAAACACCAATTGAAAAATTCTGTGAGATGTTAAATTCAAAGAAATTACTTGGAAGATTTATGCCCGGAACATTGACAAATCCATCATTACCATATTACATTGAACCAAAATTGGTGTTAATTTCAGATCCTCAAGTGGATGAACAAGCTATCATTGAAGCAACCAATGCAGGAATTCCAATCATAGGAATTGCAAACACAGATAACATCACATCTAATCTTGATGTAATTATTCCTGCAAATAATAGAGGAAGAAAAGCTCTTGCTACAGTCTACTGGCTACTTGTACGCCAAGTACTAATTGAAAGAGGAGAGCTAAAAGAAGATGAATCAATGAAATATGAAATTGATGATTTTGAAACAAAGATTACCGAAGAGGAAATCGAGTAATTCAATCAAAATTCAGAATTCACTTGAAATCTAAAGCTTCTGCTCCAGGAAAAGTAATTCTTTTCGGAGAACATTTTGTAGTATATGGAGTAAAAGCTATCCTTTGTGCAATTGACAAAAGAATCACCGTTTCTGCAGAAAAAACTAAGGAGAGAAAAATTTCCATCATATCAAATATTGGCAAACTAGAACTAGAGAAAAACACATCACTTTCAGAAATTAATTCTCCACTAAAACCATTTTATTTTTTAGCAAATAAAATAATAAAAAATCACGATACGGGAATTGAAATTATAGTAGAATCAGACATTCCATTAGGGGTTGGGTTGGGTTCATCATCTGCCTGTTGTGTTGCAGGAGCTGCTGCAATTTCCAGATTATTTTCAAATACAACCAAAGAGGAGATTCTAAAACTTGCAATTGAAGCTGAAAAAACAATTTTTCAGAATACATCAGGGGCAGATTGCACTGTTTGCACATATGGTGGAATAATGGAATATGATAAAGAAAATGGATTTACCACAATAGAATCTCAGCCTAATTTTCATTTAGTAATTGCAAATTCAAACATTGAGCATTCAACAAAAGTAGTAGTTGCAGGAGTAAAAGAATTTAAAGAAAAAAATGAGATAGAATTCACCACATTATGTAACAACGAATCAAAATTAGTAGATGAGGTTTTGAAGGAAATAAAAGAAAACAACATCAAAGAAATTGGGAATAGAGTAACTCAAAATCAAGAATATCTTGAAAAAATAGGAATATCTAATGACAAATTAAGGGACATGATTAAAATTGGAAAAAATGGATCTTTTGGAGCAAAAATCACGGGTGCAGGTGGTGGTGGATGTATTTTTGCTTTAACAGATGAATCTAATCTAGAGAAGACGATAAAACAATTCAAGGAGAAAAATTATGATTGCTTTTCAGCCAAAATCGATTTCAGAGGACTGGATACTTTTTAATTGACTAAATAATTTCGAACATCATGATTCTAATAAAATTAGGAGGATCTATTATTACAAATAAAGAAAAACCACTATCACCAAGGAAAAAAACAATCGACAATCTTACTAAGAGTTTAAAGAAAATCAGCGAACCCATGATCATTGTTCATGGTGGTGGCTCGTATGGACATTATTGGTCTGTAAAATACGATATGCATACTAAAGAAAAAAAATACGATCCAAAAGGTGTCGCTATTGTAAAAAATTCAATGATTGAATTAAACAAAATAATTTTAGATTCAATGTTACAAAATAAACTAAACCCATATTGTTTGCCACCAACAGATTTCATGTCAGGAAACAAACCAATAATTAAAAAAATCAAAGAGATTGAGAAAATTTCCAAATCAAGATTAATTCCAGTTACATATGGAGATGCACTGTGGTATGGGCAAAATAAAACTTACATATTATCTGGAGACAAGATAATGACTCATCTAGCAAAAATACTAAAACCCAGACTTTGTATTTTTGCATTAAATGAAGATGGCTTGTATGCAGATCTAAAATCTAAAAAATTAATTTATGAATTAAAAGGAGAACACCCCTCAATATCTGAAAATAAGATGGACGTCACCGGTGGTATGACTAGAAAAGTGGAAGAGGCAACAAAAATTTCGAAAATGGGAATGAATGTATTCTTTGTGAACGGAAACAAGCCTGAAAGAATTGTAAAAGCGGTTAAAAATAGGAAATATGAAGGAACATTGTTTAGGAGTAAATGAAATGCCAGAAGAATTAGTGATTTTAGTTGATGAAAATGACAACCCAATCGGTACTGAAGAAAAAGTAAAGTGTCATTTACCAGATGGAAAACTTCACAGAGCATTTACTGCATTATTATTTGATAAAGATGGAAGGCTTGTTCTTACAAGACGAGCAAAGGAAAAAATGCTTTGGCCAAATGATTGGGACGGAACATTTGCAAGCCATCCCAGAGAATCAGAAACATATGTATCATCTGGGGAAAGAAGAATGCCAGAAGAATTAGGAATTACTGGAAATCTAGACTATCTTCACAAATTTGAGTATCATGTTCCATACAAAGATGTAGGCGCTGAAAATGAAATTTGCGGAACGCTGGTTGGAGTAATTGACAAATCTACAGAATTAAAAGAAATTGATGGTGAAATAGATGAAATAAAGTGGATTTCAGCAACAGAGTTAATCTCAGAACTAAATTCAAACCCACAAAACTATTGCCCATGGATGCTTATTGCATTAGAATTACTTGAGAAATCAGAACAGTCAATGCTTGAAAAGTATTCAAATATTTTATCTCCATGGTTGAATAATGAAATCCATGAAGGATTGCAAAAAGCAATCAAAGTTCATTTACCAAAAGAAAAATGGAGATTAGTAAATGAAAAAAACTAAACAAATTGAAAAAAATGCCAAAACTGTAAACAAATATCTTAAATCAAAGCTAAAAGGAAATCCAAAAAAACTCTATGATGCAGCAGGACATCTAATAGTTAATGGAGGAAAAAGACTTAGACCATACATGGTAATTAGAAGTTGCCAAATTTTGGGAGGAAATAGTTCCAATGCAATGCCAGCTGCAAGTGCAGTTGAAATGGTTCATAATTTTACCCTAGTTCATGACGATATTATGGATAATGATGAAATGCGTCACGGAGTACCTACAGTACACAAAAAATTTGGAATGCCTATTGCAATTCTAGCAGGAGATGTTTTATTTTCAAAAGCATTTCAAGTGATTACAGATTCTAAATTATCACCTATTGCCGTAACCCAGTTGGTTTCAAGACTTGCTAAAGGATGTGTTGATGTTTGTGAAGGTCAATTACTTGATGTTAAAATGGCAGAGGAGGGAAGAATTCCAACACAATCAGATTATATTACAATGGTCAGCAAAAAAACAGCAGCATTGTTTGATGTATCATGTGCTATGGGAGCAATATGTGCAACAGACAAAGATAATGATATATCAAATTTATCATCATTTGGAAGAAACTTAGGGATAGCATTTCAAATAACAGATGATTTAATCGGAGTGATGGGAGATCCAAAGATTACAAAAAAACCAGTTGGAAATGATCTTAGAGAAGGTAAAAAATCACTTCCAATTTTGATGGCAATAAAATCAGCAAAAGGCAATGATAAAAAAATTATTTTAAAGGCATTTGGAAATTCAAAAATTTCAAAAAATGAGCTAAACAAGGCTGTGGAAGTAATTCGTTCTCTAAATATTGAAGAAAATGTAAGAAAACAGGCTCTAAAATATGCAGATA
It contains:
- the eno gene encoding phosphopyruvate hydratase, with product MAKISSIEGRTLYNSRGTKTIEVDVESEGKFLGRVCAPSGASVGKYEAVSFPNGKPEESLKILKENANKFIGLESSDLKEIHNTLKSLDDSTNYANIGGALAFAVTIASMESASKASGQELFQILSSESSFKFPFPIGNILGGGAHAGPGTPDIQEILICATGSKTIEDAIETNLLVHKELRSVLEKEDPHFTNGRGDEGGWAPKLENIKALEVSSKACENLGFTLGKEVSLGVDFASSTQWNEEKGKYVYDRAGFENSPGEQIDFAAGIIEKFKLIYAEDAVHEEAFEDMAELTAKFPDTLVTGDDLTVTNKDILTKAIGLKSCNAAILKVNQAGSLYDAFEFASVANQNNVKLITSHRSGESTDSQISHIGLATKSKMLKVGVVGGERVAKLNELLRLSEHDLIRGMVEI
- a CDS encoding DNA-directed RNA polymerase subunit N translates to MLIPVRCFTCGNLVADKFEDYQNKIKSGEDPVKTLDSLGIERYCCRRMLLTTVETIQQVIPFYEAIQRRKQEVQSELE
- the rpsB gene encoding 30S ribosomal protein S2, with amino-acid sequence MSQQAETTDIKKKILATGIRVGTQVKTKFMKSFITKASPEGLYMLDLDITLEKIKTAAKFINRLGADNLIVCSGRQYAETPIEKFCEMLNSKKLLGRFMPGTLTNPSLPYYIEPKLVLISDPQVDEQAIIEATNAGIPIIGIANTDNITSNLDVIIPANNRGRKALATVYWLLVRQVLIERGELKEDESMKYEIDDFETKITEEEIE
- the mvk gene encoding mevalonate kinase, which codes for MKSKASAPGKVILFGEHFVVYGVKAILCAIDKRITVSAEKTKERKISIISNIGKLELEKNTSLSEINSPLKPFYFLANKIIKNHDTGIEIIVESDIPLGVGLGSSSACCVAGAAAISRLFSNTTKEEILKLAIEAEKTIFQNTSGADCTVCTYGGIMEYDKENGFTTIESQPNFHLVIANSNIEHSTKVVVAGVKEFKEKNEIEFTTLCNNESKLVDEVLKEIKENNIKEIGNRVTQNQEYLEKIGISNDKLRDMIKIGKNGSFGAKITGAGGGGCIFALTDESNLEKTIKQFKEKNYDCFSAKIDFRGLDTF
- a CDS encoding isopentenyl phosphate kinase; the encoded protein is MILIKLGGSIITNKEKPLSPRKKTIDNLTKSLKKISEPMIIVHGGGSYGHYWSVKYDMHTKEKKYDPKGVAIVKNSMIELNKIILDSMLQNKLNPYCLPPTDFMSGNKPIIKKIKEIEKISKSRLIPVTYGDALWYGQNKTYILSGDKIMTHLAKILKPRLCIFALNEDGLYADLKSKKLIYELKGEHPSISENKMDVTGGMTRKVEEATKISKMGMNVFFVNGNKPERIVKAVKNRKYEGTLFRSK
- a CDS encoding polyprenyl synthetase family protein, whose translation is MKKTKQIEKNAKTVNKYLKSKLKGNPKKLYDAAGHLIVNGGKRLRPYMVIRSCQILGGNSSNAMPAASAVEMVHNFTLVHDDIMDNDEMRHGVPTVHKKFGMPIAILAGDVLFSKAFQVITDSKLSPIAVTQLVSRLAKGCVDVCEGQLLDVKMAEEGRIPTQSDYITMVSKKTAALFDVSCAMGAICATDKDNDISNLSSFGRNLGIAFQITDDLIGVMGDPKITKKPVGNDLREGKKSLPILMAIKSAKGNDKKIILKAFGNSKISKNELNKAVEVIRSLNIEENVRKQALKYADKAEKSLSKYSGPAKEELISLLDFVVKRSV
- a CDS encoding fibronectin type III domain-containing protein, yielding MRCELLGISIITAIILLGSIESSFAEESLSWKSEYLVGILDSEIDASVPVTITTFSKDSLKLEWEKPTISKDKKITGFEILRKDLNSDYHKVAEITNPKIFSYLDMNLDEGYYGYKIVPVLMKIESNKIPMHGIDRQHSFFPIYVQGQQLVAQYLLKQNCLKCFDESFKEIDDIFQYDFPEYNKRVNNEYQQNLDSESLRTKNLFESLFKIKSNH
- a CDS encoding translin family protein, whose product is MTLKNVKTSLNKISKSLGVVQDSREFLLKNTREIIILCSKSIIAVHKGELETGKNNLKQADILLKKYKKKATGGLERYLITPEQEFVEAACLIAIVEKKEIPSDKKLSVMPESYVLGLLDCVGELKRMVFDKIRVGKIDDATRIFDIMENLYMNLYTFSLYDKVVKEARRKIDVNRILVDDVRSAITEEKRRSELIKTLQKLE
- the idi gene encoding isopentenyl-diphosphate Delta-isomerase, producing the protein MPEELVILVDENDNPIGTEEKVKCHLPDGKLHRAFTALLFDKDGRLVLTRRAKEKMLWPNDWDGTFASHPRESETYVSSGERRMPEELGITGNLDYLHKFEYHVPYKDVGAENEICGTLVGVIDKSTELKEIDGEIDEIKWISATELISELNSNPQNYCPWMLIALELLEKSEQSMLEKYSNILSPWLNNEIHEGLQKAIKVHLPKEKWRLVNEKN